In Rhodospirillales bacterium, the genomic window GGCGTACCTCTTTCCAATGTCTGAAGAAAGCGGGGTTTCTTGACAGGGCATGGAGGGCTCCCCATTATGCGCCCCGCTTCGCGGGAAATGGGGGCTGGACCGTCCATCCCGCCACCCGGTTTCCGGGGCCGTAGCTCAGTTGGGAGAGCGCCTCGTTCGCAATGAGGAGGTCAGGGGTTCGACTCCCCTCGGCTCCACCATTTTCCGGTATCATCGCGGTACCGTGCGCGCGACGTCACGGCCTGACCGCCGGACTTTCCATCGGCAGGCCGCGCGCGCGCCACATCAAATACGTTTCCAGCGCCAGATACTCGGTCGCGCCCGGCGGATAATAGGCGGCGCGCATCCCGAACAGGCAGGCGCGCAGCCGCCGGTATAGCGAGCCCAACGACTGCCATTCGAGGCGATAGAGCGGATAGCCGGTCGTGTGTCCCTGGGAGAGTGGCAGCCCGGCGAGCTTTCGGCCCCAGTTGGCTTCGTGGCAATGGGCGCACGACAGATCGAGATGTCCCTGGCGGGCGATGAACAACTGGCGCCCCGCCGCGATGGTCGTGGCGAGCGCCTTTTCGTCAATCGTGATCGGCAGGTTGCGCGACTGCCGCGCGACGTAGGCGGCGAGCGCAAGCGATTCCTTGGCGTCGGGCCCGAGCGGGGCAAGGCCCTGGCGCTCGACGCGACACGCCTCGATCCGGCCGGCGAGATTGACAACCTGGCCACGTTTTTCGTCGTACGCCGGATGGCGCGCGGCCACGCCCTTCATGCTTTCCGTCCCATCGCCGTGGCAATCGGCGCACGCCTTGCCGGCGGTGGTCGCCTTCGCCGACCACAACGCTTCTCCTTCCAGCACCCACAGCATGCCGGGGTTGGCGGTATCGTCATCCTGCATCGCCTTGAGTGCGGCGCTCATCTGGTCGTAACCGGAGCGACGCTCGGCAAGGGGAATATCATCCGCGCGCGCAGGCGGGTT contains:
- the soxA gene encoding sulfur oxidation c-type cytochrome SoxA translates to MNAARLFVFIAAFLAVANPPARADDIPLAERRSGYDQMSAALKAMQDDDTANPGMLWVLEGEALWSAKATTAGKACADCHGDGTESMKGVAARHPAYDEKRGQVVNLAGRIEACRVERQGLAPLGPDAKESLALAAYVARQSRNLPITIDEKALATTIAAGRQLFIARQGHLDLSCAHCHEANWGRKLAGLPLSQGHTTGYPLYRLEWQSLGSLYRRLRACLFGMRAAYYPPGATEYLALETYLMWRARGLPMESPAVRP